AAACTGACATACCAGATGGTTCTCAATTCTATGACTGTGTTTGCCGATTTTAAAAGGAAAACAGCTCAGTAGTATGGATCAAACGCGTTTTAAAGCTTAAACTTCAAAACGCGTTTTTTGATTTTTCTAAATATTCTTTTAAAAAAGCATAAATCTGTTCTTCCGTAGGCGGGCAGCCCTCCAGATGGCAGTCAAACTTTTTCGTACAATGCCCGATTCCTAGTGTCCCTGTCTTTCCACGATATCCCTGTCCAATAGCAATTTTCGTATCCAGTTTATCTAATACTCCCTCTTGTTTTAATCGATCCAGCGCGGGTATCAGATATCCATAGCATGCGGAGCAGGAGTCCACCTCATCCACAGCATCCTCCAACGCGATGATTTTACGATTCCGGGGAATATGCAGTTCTTCTGTTTTCTCATTACAGTTACATACTACAGCCTGTCTCCAGTCTCCACATCCGACACCCAGTTCCTCTGCTATACCAATATATGGGACGTCCTTTTTTTCATAATTCAGCATATGGCAGACATAGGCATCACACAGCACCGGATCTGCCGCAGTCCATACACGGTTCATCGGCACGGGGTTTCCTCCATCCTCAAAGTCCAGATCTCCGCAGATGTTGTCGACCACGATGAAATCCTGATGTATCCCCAGCCCCAGATGTGCAATCGGCTTGTGCAGTCCGATAGAATGAAAGCGGCGTTTTTCCCTGTTTGGAATCAGTCCTTTCATATTCTTAAGTGCGCAGGTAATCCTGGTCTGGCAATGTCCTTTTAATACTGGTACATTGATTAAAAAATCTACGCTTTGGACACAGTCACAAATCTCCAGCTCCATCCCGCCGCACTCATGCGCATGGGCTTTTTCTTTTTGTGTGTCGATAAACGGCACGTTATATGCTTTAGATAAACGAATAAATCCACAGACTTCCGCCGAGTCCTCCGTCTTATCTCCCACCCAGGAGCCTTCCATCATCACAATATGCCTGCAGCCATGCTCCTGGAGATATTCTATAATTCCGGCTGCAACTTCGGGATGTGTCGTTGCACCATAAGAGGCATCACTGGGAGACACCAGATTTGGTTTAATGCCTATCGCTCGATTTGTATCTCCAATTCTTCCTATCAGGTCAGAAGCAGACAGAATTTCCTTTGTCATTTTCTTATAACTTGTACCATGTATCATTAAAATTTCTTTATCTGTCATAATTTATATCCTTACCTACGTTATGCAAACTGTGAATTATAAAGGGATGCATAAAAACCATTTGCCTTTAACAGTTCCGTATGACTCCCTTGTTCGACTACATTTCCATCTTTTATAACAAGAATAAGATCTGCATTCTGAATCGTGGATAGTCGATGTGCGATAACAAAGCTTGTGCGTTCATGCATCAATTCCGACATAGCTTTTTGAATTTTAATTTCAGTTCGTGAATCAACATTAGAAGTCGCTTCATCAAGAATCAGGATACGGCTCTTCGAGAGCATGGCACGTGCTATGGTAATCAACTGCTTCTGTCCTTTTGAAATATTAACTCCGTCATCGGAAAGAATGGTATGATAGCCATAAGGCAGACTCTCTATAAAGGAATGTATCCTCGCAGCCTTTGCCGCCTCCACCACTTCTTCCATCGTTGCATCCTCACTTCCATAAGCTATATTATCAAAAATTGTTCCATAGTACAACCATGTATCCTGTAAAACCATTGTATAAGAACTTCGCAGATTATCTCTTTTTATATCACGAATATCAATCCCGTCTATAAAAATCTCACCGGTGTTTACATCATAAAACCGCATCAGCAAATTAATGATTGTGGTTTTTCCCGCACCTGTAGGCCCCACAATCGCTACAGTCTGGCCTGGTTTCGCGTGCAGTGACAGATCATGCAGAATTATTTGTTCAGAATCGTATCCGAACCTGACTCTTTTAAGCTCCACATCACCGGATGGATTTGAAATATCTTTTGCGTCCGGTCTGTCTGCCTCCTCCGGCTTCTCATCCATAATTCGAAAGATACGTTCCGCAGCTGCAAATGCAGATTGGAATTCATTGATAATATTGGAAAATTCATTAATTGGTCCGGAAAACTTTCTGGAATACATAATAAACTGGGTAACACCGCCCATGGTAATAAACAGCATGGATCCTTCTGGTACGCTTCCATTCTGAGATATCAGGTAAAGAATTCCGCCAAATATCATAATCAGGGAGATTGAAAGATTGTTGATAAAGTTTACAGAAGGTCCAAGCATCGCTCCATAATATTCAGCATCGTAATAGGCATCTACTGCTTCTTTATTGCGCTTATCAAATCGCCCGGTAATCACATCCGCCTGATGGTAAGCCCCAATCGTCTTTGCGCCTGAAAGCATCTCTTCGGCATACCCGTTTAATTCCCCAAGTTTTCTGGAACGCTTTCTAAAAAGTGGCTGTATCCTCTTCGCCTTCTGCCGTGTGAATATGATTGTCATAGGAACTGTGACCACAAAAACCAAAATTAAGGGTTTTGATATAATAAACATAAAATACAACGAGCCAAAAATCGTATAAATACTTGCCAGAATCTGGACAAGATCCGTAGAAAGCGTTTCATTTACTGTATCAACATCATAGGAAATCCGGCTGATTATATCTCCCGTAGTATGTTTATCAAAGTATGAAACGGGCAAGGTCGTGAGGTGCTCAAAAAGCTGTTTTCTCATGGTGTAAATAATTTTTCTGCTTAACGTAACCATCGCATAGTTCAAAACCCAGGCCAAAGCCGCCGAAACCACATAACATACCAGCATCTTCCAGAAGTTCTGCATAACCACATCCATCCGTACGCCTATCTTATCTGAAATTGCATCAATGGCATTTCCCAGGTAACGTGGTCCAAGCAAAGCCAGATAATTGGAAGATACCGCTAAAAGAAGTCCAGTAAATACAAGCTTCCACTGTTCTTTCATATAGCAAAGCAAACGCTTTAAGGTATACCATCCGTTTTTTTGTTCCGGTATCGTATCTCTCTTAGTCAAGGAACATGCCTCCCATCTGCGATTCACTGATTTCCTGGTAAATGGAACATGTATTCATCAGGTGTCCGTGATCTCCTTTTCCGATAACCCGCCCTTTATCTAATACGAGAATCAGATCACAGTTCCTCACAGAACTGACTCTCTGAGCCACCACAATCATTGTCATATCACTTTTCATATGTTGTGAGATGGCTCTTCTGAGGCTTGCATCTGTTTTATAATCCAATGCCGAGAAAGAGTCATCCAATATCAAAATGTCAGGATTTTCTGCCAATGCACGGGCAATCAGCAGGCGCTGTTTCTGCCCGCCGGACAGGTTGGTTGCTTTCTGCGTGAGTACATGCCTGTAGTCTTCCGGAAAATCAGTAATAAAATCATTGGCCTGCGCTATTTCTCCGGCACGGGCAATGTCCTCCATTTCTATTTCCCGGCCGAACCGAATATTTTCTTCAATCGTTTCCGAGTAAAGAAAGTCATTTTGCATAGCAATACCAAATTTTTGATGTAACTGTTCTTCCGGGATGGTTCTTATATCCCGGCCGTCAATACGTACGGCTCCGGAATCCACATCATAAAACCGCATTAAAAGACTGATTAGCGTTGTCTTTCCACTTCCGGTGGCACCGATGATTCCCATAGACTTTCCCCGTGGCAATGAAAAGCTTATGTTCTGCAATATATCCCGCCCTTTGCTATATGCAAAATCCACCTGGTCGAAGACAATATGGCCATTCTCATGCTTAGGTGGATATTTACTTTCTGAATGCAGCATAAGATCCTCAGGTGCATCCACTACCTGCTGAATTCTGGAAGCGGAAGCAGAACATTTGGTATACATCATAAACATACGGGTAATTGATATCATGCCTGTAGAAATCATGGTGAAGTATTGTGTAAATGCCACAATCTTACCTGGATCGGTCTGATGTCCCATCACCCGGCAGGCACCTATTAAAACAACAAATGTAATCCCAAGATTCATCATAAGATTCATGACCGGATTGGCAGTTCCCATAATCAAACTTGCCCTCTTCTCATTTTCCACAAGCTTCTGATTCACCTGATCATACCTTTGCTGTTCTCTTCCTACGTTGGAAAGAGCTTTAATCACACGAATACCCTGTGAATCTTCGCGAACCACACGAATCATGTTGTCCATGGATTTCTGTACGTTGGAGTAAAGTTTTACTCCCAGTGTTGAAATGAAGTAGACGAGTATAAAGATTACAGGAAGCACCGCAATCATAACTAACGAAAGAAATGGGTCCATGACCAATGTAACAATAATTCCACCCAAAAGCAAAAGTGGTGCCCGCACGCCCAACCTCTGTATTCTGTTTATAAAGCTTTGTACGTTATATGTATCTGTTGTGATTCTGGATTCCAGAGACGGAATTGTGAATGTATCAATCTGTTTCGCTGAAAGAGTCATTGTGCGATGGAACAGGTCATGGCGGATTTTTTCGGTACAGTCCCGCGAGACTCTTGACGCCATGCGGTTTGCCTTGACATTACAGATAAGCGCGGCCAGGGCAAAGAAAATCATCAGGCATCCCCACGCGCTAATCATGGATACCTTTCCATTGGCTGGAACAATTGTATCGAGAATATAGCTTAAGATATACGGAAGTGCCAATTCAGACAGTGTTCCTATCGTTTTGATTGTCAGCCCGACAAACATGATGCCGATATATGGTTTTATGTAGCGATATAAGTAGTTCATCTTTCTTCCCTGGAGGTGTTCTGCGTACGCAGAACACCTTTTACAAAGTGCAATTATTATATTTAATGCCGCCTATACTAGTACTTTAAGAGTACTTTAGATTTTTCTTAATTCACTATACATGAATTTTCTCCAATATGCAATACTGGATTAGCTAAAATAAAACGAATGGTCACAGTTCATCCATAGCGAGATGAAGCTTACTCTTCACACATAAATACCTCTTCCAGATTGCCATTCTCCATGCCATTCCTAATTCGTACAGCATAATCTCCCGCACGGACTGCAAAATATTCCTCTGCTTTTTTATCTACCATCCTGGAACATAGCATCCTGATATATCCTTTCATTTCCCTTTCTATCCCTGCCTCTTCACTGTCTTCAAATTGATACCGGATTATCCTGAGTGCTTTTCTGTCCAGCCTCAGCAGGCTGACCGGCCTTTCTGCTATGATACATCCTACAGCCTGGAGAATCACCAACTCACATATATTGTCCGGATAAGAGATTCGATAACGCTCCTGAAATTGAAGTAAGAGTCCCCGGATATTTTCTTCAGGAAACTGCGCCAAAAACTCTCTTTCCATGTTTATATCCAAAAGATATTCATAAATTCTGTCTACACCAGAGATATTGCTGTCGGGCTTATAGGTGGGATAATCCAGTGTTAACAGATGATCCTGGGGATTAAATTCAGCATCATACCGCAGAAAAAAAGCGGGCATTCCATCCAGAATTGTTTCTCTGTAACTCCTGCATCCATAATCTCTGAAATCGTCCAACATTGTGTTATACAACTCTCCTGCTTTTTTCACCTTTTGGATTACTGCTTCATATCCCTTACTATAAAATAATTTCAGATCAATTTTCCCATCTGTCAATTGTGTATCACCTGCATGTATCCACTCATCAATGCAGTAAACCACAGCTTCTGCCAGCATATTCGCTGTCTCATAAGTTACTGAGCTGCTTTCCTTTGAGGTATATCTTCCCATCAGTCTTGTGATAAGCGGTAATAGTTCTTCCTGATTATACAATGCTCTATCCCCCATTTTAAAATTTCATATATTCAACGCCAGCATAAGTCTTTTAAGACCTCCAGGTAAAGTTCTTTATCCCATCTCTTTTCCTCGCTGAAATTCTCATATACATTCCTTCCGCCAGTGCTGCGATAACCATCATATCCTGCACGAACCGCGGTTGCGAATCGCTCCAGGCAAGTCCCTTCCAGGTAATCCAGATCCCCGAAGCAGACAGTCTCAAACTGTTCAT
The window above is part of the Novisyntrophococcus fermenticellae genome. Proteins encoded here:
- a CDS encoding ABC transporter ATP-binding protein; this translates as MNYLYRYIKPYIGIMFVGLTIKTIGTLSELALPYILSYILDTIVPANGKVSMISAWGCLMIFFALAALICNVKANRMASRVSRDCTEKIRHDLFHRTMTLSAKQIDTFTIPSLESRITTDTYNVQSFINRIQRLGVRAPLLLLGGIIVTLVMDPFLSLVMIAVLPVIFILVYFISTLGVKLYSNVQKSMDNMIRVVREDSQGIRVIKALSNVGREQQRYDQVNQKLVENEKRASLIMGTANPVMNLMMNLGITFVVLIGACRVMGHQTDPGKIVAFTQYFTMISTGMISITRMFMMYTKCSASASRIQQVVDAPEDLMLHSESKYPPKHENGHIVFDQVDFAYSKGRDILQNISFSLPRGKSMGIIGATGSGKTTLISLLMRFYDVDSGAVRIDGRDIRTIPEEQLHQKFGIAMQNDFLYSETIEENIRFGREIEMEDIARAGEIAQANDFITDFPEDYRHVLTQKATNLSGGQKQRLLIARALAENPDILILDDSFSALDYKTDASLRRAISQHMKSDMTMIVVAQRVSSVRNCDLILVLDKGRVIGKGDHGHLMNTCSIYQEISESQMGGMFLD
- a CDS encoding DUF362 domain-containing protein gives rise to the protein MTDKEILMIHGTSYKKMTKEILSASDLIGRIGDTNRAIGIKPNLVSPSDASYGATTHPEVAAGIIEYLQEHGCRHIVMMEGSWVGDKTEDSAEVCGFIRLSKAYNVPFIDTQKEKAHAHECGGMELEICDCVQSVDFLINVPVLKGHCQTRITCALKNMKGLIPNREKRRFHSIGLHKPIAHLGLGIHQDFIVVDNICGDLDFEDGGNPVPMNRVWTAADPVLCDAYVCHMLNYEKKDVPYIGIAEELGVGCGDWRQAVVCNCNEKTEELHIPRNRKIIALEDAVDEVDSCSACYGYLIPALDRLKQEGVLDKLDTKIAIGQGYRGKTGTLGIGHCTKKFDCHLEGCPPTEEQIYAFLKEYLEKSKNAF
- a CDS encoding ABC transporter ATP-binding protein; the encoded protein is MTKRDTIPEQKNGWYTLKRLLCYMKEQWKLVFTGLLLAVSSNYLALLGPRYLGNAIDAISDKIGVRMDVVMQNFWKMLVCYVVSAALAWVLNYAMVTLSRKIIYTMRKQLFEHLTTLPVSYFDKHTTGDIISRISYDVDTVNETLSTDLVQILASIYTIFGSLYFMFIISKPLILVFVVTVPMTIIFTRQKAKRIQPLFRKRSRKLGELNGYAEEMLSGAKTIGAYHQADVITGRFDKRNKEAVDAYYDAEYYGAMLGPSVNFINNLSISLIMIFGGILYLISQNGSVPEGSMLFITMGGVTQFIMYSRKFSGPINEFSNIINEFQSAFAAAERIFRIMDEKPEEADRPDAKDISNPSGDVELKRVRFGYDSEQIILHDLSLHAKPGQTVAIVGPTGAGKTTIINLLMRFYDVNTGEIFIDGIDIRDIKRDNLRSSYTMVLQDTWLYYGTIFDNIAYGSEDATMEEVVEAAKAARIHSFIESLPYGYHTILSDDGVNISKGQKQLITIARAMLSKSRILILDEATSNVDSRTEIKIQKAMSELMHERTSFVIAHRLSTIQNADLILVIKDGNVVEQGSHTELLKANGFYASLYNSQFA
- a CDS encoding DUF6179 domain-containing protein; amino-acid sequence: MYNQEELLPLITRLMGRYTSKESSSVTYETANMLAEAVVYCIDEWIHAGDTQLTDGKIDLKLFYSKGYEAVIQKVKKAGELYNTMLDDFRDYGCRSYRETILDGMPAFFLRYDAEFNPQDHLLTLDYPTYKPDSNISGVDRIYEYLLDINMEREFLAQFPEENIRGLLLQFQERYRISYPDNICELVILQAVGCIIAERPVSLLRLDRKALRIIRYQFEDSEEAGIEREMKGYIRMLCSRMVDKKAEEYFAVRAGDYAVRIRNGMENGNLEEVFMCEE